A single window of Solanum dulcamara chromosome 5, daSolDulc1.2, whole genome shotgun sequence DNA harbors:
- the LOC129888495 gene encoding expansin-like B1, translated as MDHSLKYSCIFMCMIMLLPAFSYSQSLVTNASFYSTSDGMGTPSGACGYGVYGKDVNNGEVCTASRRLYRNGAGCGACYQVRCKNNALCSEQGTKVMVTDSADGQETDLILSFKAYAKLAKNPSLAAHLCGKGVVDIEYRRVSCGYGNLMVKIHEHSKYSDYLAIVVLNQGGTTDIHAVEIYEEASQQWISMRKAYGAVWDMSSPPCGDLKVRFLTSTSVETKWVQSDKAVIPAQWKAGLTIETDIQLT; from the exons ATGGATCATTCTCTTAAATATTCTTGCATTTTTATGTGCATGATTATGCTTCTGCCAGCGTTTTCCTACAGCCAAAGCTTAGTTAccaatgcatcattttatagTACTTCTGATGGCATGGGAACTCCAT CTGGAGCATGTGGTTATGGAGTCTATGGCAAAGATGTGAACAATGGGGAGGTGTGCACAGCCTCTAGGCGTCTCTACAGAAATGGAGCTGGTTGTGGTGCATGCTATCAA GTAAGGTGCAAGAACAATGCATTGTGTAGTGAACAGGGAACAAAGGTTATGGTGACAGACAGTGCAGATGGACAAGAAACAGACTTAATTCTCAGCTTCAAAGCCTATGCAAAATTAGCTAAAAACCCAAGTTTGGCAGCTCATCTATGTGGAAAAGGGGTTGTTGACATAGAATATAGAAGAGTTTCTTGTGGTTATGGAAATCTTATGGTTAAAATTCATGAACACAGCAAGTACTCTGATTACCTTGCTATTGTTGTTTTGAACCAAGGTGGTACCACTGACATCCATGCTGTCGAAATCTACGAG GAAGCAAGCCAACAGTGGATATCAATGAGAAAGGCATATGGGGCAGTGTGGGACATGTCAAGTCCACCATGTGGAGACCTTAAAGTAAGGTTCTTAACAAGTACAAGTGTTGAAACAAAATGGGTACAATCAGACAAAGCTGTTATTCCTGCTCAGTGGAAAGCTGGACTTACTATTGAAACAGACATTCAGCTTACTTAA